Proteins found in one Pyrus communis chromosome 15, drPyrComm1.1, whole genome shotgun sequence genomic segment:
- the LOC137716885 gene encoding probable inactive heme oxygenase 2, chloroplastic isoform X2: MFGPSNPGVSYAKYLEGLAAHSAPLFLCHFYNIYISHIAGGQVIARQVSEKLLEGRELGFYTWEGDVQELLKGVREKVNKLGEHWTRDDKNKRLKETTKSFRYLGQTVRWIILEPK, translated from the exons ATGTTTGGACCCAGCAATCCAGGAGTTTCTTATGCCAAGTATTTGGAGGGGCTTGCAGCACATTCTGCTCCATTGTTCCTCTGCCACTTCTACAATATCTACATTTCGCATATAGCTGGTGGGCAGGTCATTGCAAGACAG GTATCTGAGAAGTTGCTGGAAGGAAGGGAGTTGGGGTTTTACACATGGGAAGGGGACGTGCAGGAGTTGTTGAAAGGTGTTCGTGAGAAGGTCAACAAGCTTGGAGAG CATTGGACTCGAGATGACAAAAACAAACGCttaaaagaaacaacaaaatcattTCGGTATTTGGGGCAGACAGTTCGTTGGATCATCCTAGAGCCCAA GTAG
- the LOC137716885 gene encoding probable inactive heme oxygenase 2, chloroplastic isoform X1, with product MFGPSNPGVSYAKYLEGLAAHSAPLFLCHFYNIYISHIAGGQVIARQVSEKLLEGRELGFYTWEGDVQELLKGVREKVNKLGEHWTRDDKNKRLKETTKSFRYLGQTVRWIILEPK from the exons ATGTTTGGACCCAGCAATCCAGGAGTTTCTTATGCCAAGTATTTGGAGGGGCTTGCAGCACATTCTGCTCCATTGTTCCTCTGCCACTTCTACAATATCTACATTTCGCATATAGCTGGTGGGCAGGTCATTGCAAGACAG GTATCTGAGAAGTTGCTGGAAGGAAGGGAGTTGGGGTTTTACACATGGGAAGGGGACGTGCAGGAGTTGTTGAAAGGTGTTCGTGAGAAGGTCAACAAGCTTGGAGAG CATTGGACTCGAGATGACAAAAACAAACGCttaaaagaaacaacaaaatcattTCGGTATTTGGGGCAGACAGTTCGTTGGATCATCCTAGAGCCCAAGTAA